A region of the Leptospira noumeaensis genome:
CCAACTGTGTGATCTGAATATCCAACTTTAACTCCAAATGCGTTTTGAATCGCAAGCATCGCCCGCAAATTGACCTCATTCATCGGAGCAGGATACTCAGTGGTACAATGCAAGATTGTAATGTTTTCTCTTTGAGTTCCGGAATTTTCTAAAACCGATAGAGCAGCTTCTATTTCACCGAGATTAGACATACCAGTAGATAGTATCACTTCCCCTTTAAGAGAGCCGATTTTTTTCAAATAGGGATAATTTGTAATTTCTCCACTGGGAATTTTCCAAAGATTGATTCCTAGTTGGATGAGTAACTCAATGCTTGGTAAATCAAACGCAGTTGATAAAAATTGAATCTTGTTTTGTTTACAAACTTGAATTAGGTGTTGATGCATCTCAAAATTCAACTCTAGTTTTTTTAACATAGAAATTTGTGATCCATCTTCTTTCATGTTTGCCTTTTGGTATTCCGCTCTGCCTGCAAGTTTCGAAGAAATCGAGGTTGACTGGAAGGTTTGGAATTTTACAAAATCGGCACCCGCTTTTGCGGCCACTTGAATGAGTTCTTCGGCGATTTTAAGATCACCATTGTGATTTACGCCAGCTTCTGCTATAATTATTGTTTTTTGTTTCATTTGACTAACTGGTTTGCTTTTATAAAAGTTCCATCCGGAATTTTCGTACCTTGAACAATGACTGCTCCACTTCCGATAAAGACGTTCTCTCCGATTTCAACATTTCCATTGACAATTGCCCCAGTGGCAATATGAGAAAACTTACCTATATGAACTTCATGTTCAATGAGTGCATGATCATTGATAATACAGAAATCACCTATCATAGCATCTGCTTGGATAGTAGCCTGGTGCATAACAGTGATTCCTTGACCTAACTTTGAATAGGAGGAAACGATAGCACTTGAAGAGATAATGTTAGGGAGTTCTGCGCCCAATGCAATTAATTCATTGGCTATTTTTTTACGAACTACGTTTGATTGGATTTGGCCCACTGTTATATGGAAGTTTTTGCATTTTTTAGATAATTCACTTAAATCGGAATCATTACCCAATACTTTCACATCCAAAACCAAGTGACCGACTGGTAAATTGGAATCAACAATTCCTAAAATTTCAAACTTAGCTTCTTTTCGAATGACTTCAATCACTGATTTGCAGTGGCCGCCTCCTCCGATCAGTATTATTCCTTCCATTTCACTCCACTAGGAATATTCACTAAGCGATCTGCAATGTGATTAGTATTTTTTAACGAATCAGAAAAACAGTTTTGGTACATGGGTAATGTGTTCAGTGGATTCCAGGAGGGACGTGTCATAACCTTTGCCCCATTGGTTTCAGCCAGGAACTTGTCTCTATCTGATTTTGATTGAAATTCAATTGTATTTAACCAGTAGTTCGAAACCGAATTTTTTATTTCTTTTTTGAAAGTTATCTCAGTATTTTCAAAAAACTGAATATACTTCAAAGAAAGGCTTCTTTTCTCTTTTAAAAAAACATCAAGCTGCTCCAACTGTGCACAAGCAAGTGCAGCATTTAGATTGGGCAACCTATAATTGAATCCCAATTCATCGTGAGAATATTCCCAAGGATGGGGAACTTTTGCAGTTGTGGTAATATGTTTTAATCTTTTTCCTAAAATTTCGTCATCTGTAACCACAGCACCACCGCCACCACAAGTTACGGTTTTATTGCCATTAAAACTGAATACACCTAAACGACCGAAAGATCCAGTATGTTTACCATTCACATAACTTCCCAGAGATTCTGCAGAGTCTTCAACAACATCTAATCGGAACTTTTCTGCTATTTTACAAATTTCTTCGATCCTACCAGGATTTCCAAATGTATGCATAGGAACAATGGCTTTGATTCGTTTTCCTGTTTGTCTGTTCGTAACAATTTGGTCTTTAAATTCGCACTCAGATTCCAAAAACAATAACAACGCACTTGGTGAAAGGCTCATGGAATCTAAATCAACATCAAGAAAAACAGGATCAGCACCTGTATACCTTATGGCATTTGCAGTTGCAACAAAACTCAATGCTTGCGTAATAACCTCATCCCCCGAACTGACTCCTAAACTATGAAGAGCAATATGAAGTGCGGCTGTTCCATTTACTGTTGCAATGGCATATTTAGCGCCAGTGATAGATTTCATCATCACTTCAAATTGGTCTACATAGGCACCAACGGATGATACAAAGGTGGACCTAATGGTTTCAGTCACATAATTGATTTCATTCCCGCGAAATACAGGTGCATGGAGCGGAATGAAATCATCAGCTGAATTGTAATGATCTCTGACTAGATCTAAAAAAGATTTTATCATGGATAGTTTATTGTATAATTCCCATGAAAGTTGATATCTTGTTCTAAATTTTTAAAAAGGTTCAATTGAAATGCTTCAATTAATTCTTTTACCCCATCTTCCACTGTGTATTTAGGTTCAAAACCGAGAACTGACTTCACTTTTGAAAAATTAACTTTATAATTACGAGGATCACTACCATGTTCTTTAAAACTAACTTTTGAATTGGGTAAGTATTTTAAGATTATATCCAAAATTCCTTGTTTTGTAAAATTATTGATTTCGCCACCTGCATTAAAAACTTCTTTATGAGTTTTTTCTTTAGGGGATTTCAGAACGATGTCAATTAATCTTGCGAAATCTTTTACATGGCAATAAGGTCTCCATGTATGAGCATCATACACAAGTAATTCTTTTCCTAAAATTAAATCTTTAGTAAATTCACTAACGGTAAGATCAAATCTCATTCTTGGAGATAATCCAAATGCAGTTGCAAATCGTAAAACTACAGTAGAAAAATCAAAATTATTTTTCTCACTTAATAGTTCTTTCTCAGCTGCAACTTTCGCTTTTGCATACAATGAAAGCGGAGATAGTTCAAAGTTTTCGTCAGCAAGCTCGTCGTTTTTAATCAGTCCATAATTAGAACAAGTTGAAATGAAAATAAGTCTTTCAATTCCCTTTCCATTCATTATTTGGAAAAGATTCAATATCCCATCATCATTTATCTTTTTAGATAAATCGGGGTATTTTTTTGTAATTGGATCACCAACTAATCCGGCAAGTAAAACAACCGAATCAATTCCAACTAGCGCTTTCTTCACTGCATCTTCGTCACAGAGATCACCACAAATAAATTTGTAGTTTTCATTCAAAATGTAAGGAAGTACAGTTCTTTGGTTCTCATACAAAAATCCGTCAAAACAAGTAACCTTATAGCCATTTCTAAGTAAAAAATCAGTAATCACTGATCCAACGTACCCTGCTCCACCAATTAACAGTATATTTTTCATAGTTTTAGTTTCCTTTCTAAAATGCTTTCGGCAATTTTCATATCTTCTAATTCATCAATATCTATCGAATAACGTAAATCTGATTCAAACAGTTTGGTTTTTCCTTCCACTACAAAAGCCTTATTGTTTTTCAAAAAATCAACTGAAGCTAAGTAAAAAGAACCATCCAGAAAGTAATACTTTCCTGTATAACCCTGTCTTCCCGTAACTTTTTCACTAGGTTTCTCTAAAAAAGACCAGGATTCCTCAACGGACTTAATACATTCAAATGGATGTTCTCTCATGAGAGTCACACTCACAAGACTTTCCATTTTTTTTTCTTTGAACCTATGGATAGCGTTCTGCACTTCTGATAAAATTCGAATGGGTGACGTAGGTTGTAATAGTAAGACTGCGTCGACTTGCAACTCACTTGATTTCTGAATCCACTCTAAAGCATGCATCACCGCATCAATCGTAGCGGATGAATCACTTGCTAAATCCTTTGGCCTAAGATAATCGTCGTTTAACCCTAATGATCTTCCATAAGCTTTGATTTCGATATCATCCGTTGATAAAAATGGAATGACACTTTTATCTATTTTTTTTGCAAGATCAATGGTGTAAAAAAGTAAGGGGTTCCCTGCTATTTGATATAGGTTCTTTCCGGGTATTCCCTTCGAACCACCTCTTGCCGGAATAAATGCTAAAATATTCATCTTTGGCTACTTCATAGACTTAATGGCTAAATGAACACGTTCTTTCACTTTACCATCAGACAACTCACCGTATAGTTTTGTAGATACTTTCTTGATCTCAAGTTTTAGATCGGAGTCATCCTCTACTAAAAGTCTAAGTCGATCTCTGAAAGTATCAAAATTTTTACAGATAATTCCAGATCCGAAATAATCAAAGGTATCACCAATAATAGATTTGATGTTATGAGTATAGTCATGAACTAATACGGGTTTTCCAACAGAAATCGCTTCATCCATAAGTGAAGTGTGTTTCCCTATGATAATATCTGA
Encoded here:
- a CDS encoding LegC family aminotransferase, encoding MIKSFLDLVRDHYNSADDFIPLHAPVFRGNEINYVTETIRSTFVSSVGAYVDQFEVMMKSITGAKYAIATVNGTAALHIALHSLGVSSGDEVITQALSFVATANAIRYTGADPVFLDVDLDSMSLSPSALLLFLESECEFKDQIVTNRQTGKRIKAIVPMHTFGNPGRIEEICKIAEKFRLDVVEDSAESLGSYVNGKHTGSFGRLGVFSFNGNKTVTCGGGGAVVTDDEILGKRLKHITTTAKVPHPWEYSHDELGFNYRLPNLNAALACAQLEQLDVFLKEKRSLSLKYIQFFENTEITFKKEIKNSVSNYWLNTIEFQSKSDRDKFLAETNGAKVMTRPSWNPLNTLPMYQNCFSDSLKNTNHIADRLVNIPSGVKWKE
- the neuB gene encoding N-acetylneuraminate synthase — protein: MKQKTIIIAEAGVNHNGDLKIAEELIQVAAKAGADFVKFQTFQSTSISSKLAGRAEYQKANMKEDGSQISMLKKLELNFEMHQHLIQVCKQNKIQFLSTAFDLPSIELLIQLGINLWKIPSGEITNYPYLKKIGSLKGEVILSTGMSNLGEIEAALSVLENSGTQRENITILHCTTEYPAPMNEVNLRAMLAIQNAFGVKVGYSDHTVGIEISLAAVALGANMIEKHFTLDRNLPGPDHKASLEPNELNALVSGIRNIELALGDGVKKPFPSEIRNMTIARKSLIAKENIRKGEIFTEQNVTTKRPGNGISPMRWAEVMGKTASKDFLEDELIEI
- a CDS encoding NeuD/PglB/VioB family sugar acetyltransferase produces the protein MEGIILIGGGGHCKSVIEVIRKEAKFEILGIVDSNLPVGHLVLDVKVLGNDSDLSELSKKCKNFHITVGQIQSNVVRKKIANELIALGAELPNIISSSAIVSSYSKLGQGITVMHQATIQADAMIGDFCIINDHALIEHEVHIGKFSHIATGAIVNGNVEIGENVFIGSGAVIVQGTKIPDGTFIKANQLVK
- a CDS encoding NAD-dependent epimerase/dehydratase family protein produces the protein MKNILLIGGAGYVGSVITDFLLRNGYKVTCFDGFLYENQRTVLPYILNENYKFICGDLCDEDAVKKALVGIDSVVLLAGLVGDPITKKYPDLSKKINDDGILNLFQIMNGKGIERLIFISTCSNYGLIKNDELADENFELSPLSLYAKAKVAAEKELLSEKNNFDFSTVVLRFATAFGLSPRMRFDLTVSEFTKDLILGKELLVYDAHTWRPYCHVKDFARLIDIVLKSPKEKTHKEVFNAGGEINNFTKQGILDIILKYLPNSKVSFKEHGSDPRNYKVNFSKVKSVLGFEPKYTVEDGVKELIEAFQLNLFKNLEQDINFHGNYTINYP
- a CDS encoding cytidylyltransferase domain-containing protein, with translation MNILAFIPARGGSKGIPGKNLYQIAGNPLLFYTIDLAKKIDKSVIPFLSTDDIEIKAYGRSLGLNDDYLRPKDLASDSSATIDAVMHALEWIQKSSELQVDAVLLLQPTSPIRILSEVQNAIHRFKEKKMESLVSVTLMREHPFECIKSVEESWSFLEKPSEKVTGRQGYTGKYYFLDGSFYLASVDFLKNNKAFVVEGKTKLFESDLRYSIDIDELEDMKIAESILERKLKL